A genomic window from Camelina sativa cultivar DH55 chromosome 2, Cs, whole genome shotgun sequence includes:
- the LOC104717529 gene encoding oxysterol-binding protein-related protein 2B isoform X1 gives MPLTRSKSLPATENGESDREKLQSGRSVAGILYKWTNYGKGWRSRWFLLRDGILSYSKIRRPENVNMLSPSDDVRLIGDISTDRLSRMKSCSGRSRRKHHKTIGIVHLKQVSSYRESKSDHRKFYIFTATKTLHLRTDSRSDRAAWLQALASTGGIVPLQSLSGDFSFVSPKDLSISTDRLKRRLLEEGMNESLVKECEQIVDSEFSEVQEQIKLLHEERTKLLDALRQLEMANLEAEASGIHDNAYQLTNHNYSSLRRGKYSECSTSASSDDKQEFEDISEEDEASFHDTKESFGEPDVGSVHTHFKRRTKLPDPAEKERGVSLWSMIKDNVGKDLTRVCLPVYFNEPISSLQKCFEDMEYSHLLDQAYAFGKSGNSLLRALNVAAFAVSGYASTEGRHCKPFNPLLGETYEADFPDKGIRFFSEKVSHHPTVIACHCEGKGWKFWGDTNLRSKFWGRSIQLEPVGILTLEFDDGEIFQWSKVTTTIYNILLGKLYCDHHGTMQIRGNRQYSCMLKFKEQSILDRNPHQVNGFVEDVTGKKAATVFGKWNDSLYYLAPGEGLNKEGASLLWKARKPQPNITRYNLTSFAITLNELTPGLEEKLPPTDSRLRPDQRHLENGEYEKANEEKQRLERRQRMSRQIQESGWRPRWFEPQGESQSYKYTGDYWEARDKRSWDDCPNIFGEFTEEMADCA, from the exons ATGCCTTTGACGAGATCGAAGAGTCTTCCGGCGACGGAGAACGGTGAATCCGATCGGGAGAAGTTGCAATCAGGAAGATCAGTAGCTGGGATTCTCTATAAATGGACTAATTACGGCAAAGGATGGAGATCTAGATGGTTCTTACTCCGCGACGGAATCTTATCTTACTCTAAGATCCGTAGACCGGAGAATGTGAATATGTTATCTCCTTCCGATGATGTGAGGTTAATCGGAGATATTTCTACCGATCGTCTTTCCAGGATGAAGAGTTGCAGTGGCCGTAGTCGTCGGAAACATCACAAAACCATCGGCATTGTTCATCTCAAG caGGTTTCATCTTACCGAGAAAGCAAATCTGATCATagaaagttttatatatttactgcAACCAAGACTTTGCATCTGAGGACTGATTCTAGAAGTGATAGAGCTGCATGGTTACAAGCTTTAGCATCTACCGGAGGCATAGTTCCTCTCCAGTCACTTAGTGGGGATTTCTCCTTCGTATCACCAAAGGATTTATCCATATCTACTGACAGACTTAAGAGACGGTTGCTTGAAGAGGGAATGAACGAGAGTCTTGTAAAAGAGTGCGAACAGATCGTGGATTCAGAGTTCTCTGAAGTTCAAGAACAAATTAAACTTCTCCACGAAGAACGGACAAAGTTGCTTGATGCATTGAGGCAACTAGAG ATGGCTAATCTTGAAGCTGAAGCCTCAGGGATCCATGACAATGCCTACCAATTAACAAATCATAACTATTCCAGCTTAAGACGTGGAAAATATAGTG AATGCAGTACAAGTGCTTCATCTGATGATAAGCAAGAGTTTGAGGATATATCTGAGGAAGACGAGGCTTCCTTCCATGACACAAAGGAATCATTTGGCGAACCTGATGTTGGTTCTGTGCACACGCATTTCAAGAGACGAACCAAGCTTCCTGATCcagcagagaaagagagaggtgtCAGTCTCTGGTCTATGATCAAAGACAATGTTGGAAAGGATCTCACACGAGTTTGTCTTCCTGTTTATTTCAATGAACCAATATCCTCTCTCCAAAAGTGTTTTGAAGACATGGAGTACTCTCATCTCTTGGACCAAGCATATGCATTCGGAAAATCC GGGAACAGTCTCCTTAGAGCCCTGAATGTTGCTGCTTTTGCGGTCTCTGGTTATGCTTCCACTGAAGGACGGCACTGTAAACCTTTCAACCCTTTGCTCGGGGAAACTTATGAAGCTGACTTTCCTGACAAGGGAATTCGTTTCTTCTCTGAGAAG GTCAGCCACCATCCAACAGTTATTGCCTGCCATTGCGAAGGTAAAGGGTGGAAGTTCTGGGGAGACACAAACCTCAGGTCAAAGTTTTGGGGGAGATCGATTCAACTTGAACCTGTTGGAATCTTGACTCTGGAGTTTGATGATGGAGAGATTTTCCAGTGGAGCAAA GTAACAACAACTATATACAATATCCTACTTGGTAAACTGTACTGTGATCACCATGGAACAATGCAAATCCGTGGGAATCGCCAATATTCTTGTATGCTAAAGTTCAAGGAGCAATCAATTCTCGATAGAAATCCCCACCAG gttAATGGTTTTGTAGAAGATGTAACTGGAAAAAAGGCTGCAACGGTTTTTGGTAAATGGAATGATAGCCTTTACTATCTTGCTCCTGGGGAGGGACTCAACAAGGAAGGCGCCTCATTACTGTGGAAAGCGAGAAAGCCACAACCTAATATCACTAGATACAACTTAACATCATTCGCGATTACACTAAATGAACTGACACCTGGTTTGGAG GAAAAGCTCCCTCCAACAGATTCTAGGCTCCGACCAGATCAACGTCACTTGGAGAACGGTGAATATGAGAAGGCAAATGAAGAGAAGCAACGATTAGAGAGAAGGCAAAGAATG TCACGGCAAATTCAAGAAAGCGGGTGGAGACCGAGATGGTTCGAGCCACAAGGAGAGAGCCAAAGTTACAAGTATACAGGCGATTACTGGGAAGCACGGGATAAGAGAAGTTGGGATGATTGTCCTAACATATTTGGAGAGTTCACCGAAGAGATGGCAGATTGTGCATAA
- the LOC104717520 gene encoding pEARLI1-like lipid transfer protein 1 yields MASKNSASLALFFALNILFFTLTVATNCNSCNPSPKPKPVPSPKPKPIPCPPPVPSPSVPSPNPMPVTPPSNPGSSGKCPIDTLKLGACANVLSSLLNIQLGQPSSQSCCSLIEGLVDVDAAICLCTALKANILGINLNVPISLSVLLNVCEKKLPSGFECA; encoded by the coding sequence atggctTCAAAGAACTCAGCTTCTCTTGCTCTTTTCTTTGCTCTCAACATTCTCTTTTTCACGTTAACCGTTGCAACTAACTGTAACAGCTGCAACCCAAGTCCTAAACCCAAGCCAGTCCCAAGTCCTAAGCCTAAGCCGATCCCATGTCCTCCTCCAGTCCCAAGTCCTTCGGTCCCAAGTCCTAACCCTATGCCGGTCACACCTCCGAGCAACCCTGGTTCATCTGGAAAGTGCCCTATAGATACCCTCAAGCTTGGTGCATGTGCAAATGTCCTAAGCAGTCTACTCAACATCCAGCTGGGTCAGCCATCATCTCAATCATGTTGCTCGCTCATCGAAGGTTTGGTTGACGTTGACGCTGCGATTTGTCTATGCACTGCTCTTAAGGCCAACATTCTCGGAATCAACCTTAACGTTCCTATATCTCTCAGCGTTCTTCTCAACGTTTGTGAGAAAAAGCTTCCGTCTGGTTTCGAGTGTGCTTGA
- the LOC104717529 gene encoding oxysterol-binding protein-related protein 2B isoform X2, translating into MPLTRSKSLPATENGESDREKLQSGRSVAGILYKWTNYGKGWRSRWFLLRDGILSYSKIRRPENVNMLSPSDDVRLIGDISTDRLSRMKSCSGRSRRKHHKTIGIVHLKVSSYRESKSDHRKFYIFTATKTLHLRTDSRSDRAAWLQALASTGGIVPLQSLSGDFSFVSPKDLSISTDRLKRRLLEEGMNESLVKECEQIVDSEFSEVQEQIKLLHEERTKLLDALRQLEMANLEAEASGIHDNAYQLTNHNYSSLRRGKYSECSTSASSDDKQEFEDISEEDEASFHDTKESFGEPDVGSVHTHFKRRTKLPDPAEKERGVSLWSMIKDNVGKDLTRVCLPVYFNEPISSLQKCFEDMEYSHLLDQAYAFGKSGNSLLRALNVAAFAVSGYASTEGRHCKPFNPLLGETYEADFPDKGIRFFSEKVSHHPTVIACHCEGKGWKFWGDTNLRSKFWGRSIQLEPVGILTLEFDDGEIFQWSKVTTTIYNILLGKLYCDHHGTMQIRGNRQYSCMLKFKEQSILDRNPHQVNGFVEDVTGKKAATVFGKWNDSLYYLAPGEGLNKEGASLLWKARKPQPNITRYNLTSFAITLNELTPGLEEKLPPTDSRLRPDQRHLENGEYEKANEEKQRLERRQRMSRQIQESGWRPRWFEPQGESQSYKYTGDYWEARDKRSWDDCPNIFGEFTEEMADCA; encoded by the exons ATGCCTTTGACGAGATCGAAGAGTCTTCCGGCGACGGAGAACGGTGAATCCGATCGGGAGAAGTTGCAATCAGGAAGATCAGTAGCTGGGATTCTCTATAAATGGACTAATTACGGCAAAGGATGGAGATCTAGATGGTTCTTACTCCGCGACGGAATCTTATCTTACTCTAAGATCCGTAGACCGGAGAATGTGAATATGTTATCTCCTTCCGATGATGTGAGGTTAATCGGAGATATTTCTACCGATCGTCTTTCCAGGATGAAGAGTTGCAGTGGCCGTAGTCGTCGGAAACATCACAAAACCATCGGCATTGTTCATCTCAAG GTTTCATCTTACCGAGAAAGCAAATCTGATCATagaaagttttatatatttactgcAACCAAGACTTTGCATCTGAGGACTGATTCTAGAAGTGATAGAGCTGCATGGTTACAAGCTTTAGCATCTACCGGAGGCATAGTTCCTCTCCAGTCACTTAGTGGGGATTTCTCCTTCGTATCACCAAAGGATTTATCCATATCTACTGACAGACTTAAGAGACGGTTGCTTGAAGAGGGAATGAACGAGAGTCTTGTAAAAGAGTGCGAACAGATCGTGGATTCAGAGTTCTCTGAAGTTCAAGAACAAATTAAACTTCTCCACGAAGAACGGACAAAGTTGCTTGATGCATTGAGGCAACTAGAG ATGGCTAATCTTGAAGCTGAAGCCTCAGGGATCCATGACAATGCCTACCAATTAACAAATCATAACTATTCCAGCTTAAGACGTGGAAAATATAGTG AATGCAGTACAAGTGCTTCATCTGATGATAAGCAAGAGTTTGAGGATATATCTGAGGAAGACGAGGCTTCCTTCCATGACACAAAGGAATCATTTGGCGAACCTGATGTTGGTTCTGTGCACACGCATTTCAAGAGACGAACCAAGCTTCCTGATCcagcagagaaagagagaggtgtCAGTCTCTGGTCTATGATCAAAGACAATGTTGGAAAGGATCTCACACGAGTTTGTCTTCCTGTTTATTTCAATGAACCAATATCCTCTCTCCAAAAGTGTTTTGAAGACATGGAGTACTCTCATCTCTTGGACCAAGCATATGCATTCGGAAAATCC GGGAACAGTCTCCTTAGAGCCCTGAATGTTGCTGCTTTTGCGGTCTCTGGTTATGCTTCCACTGAAGGACGGCACTGTAAACCTTTCAACCCTTTGCTCGGGGAAACTTATGAAGCTGACTTTCCTGACAAGGGAATTCGTTTCTTCTCTGAGAAG GTCAGCCACCATCCAACAGTTATTGCCTGCCATTGCGAAGGTAAAGGGTGGAAGTTCTGGGGAGACACAAACCTCAGGTCAAAGTTTTGGGGGAGATCGATTCAACTTGAACCTGTTGGAATCTTGACTCTGGAGTTTGATGATGGAGAGATTTTCCAGTGGAGCAAA GTAACAACAACTATATACAATATCCTACTTGGTAAACTGTACTGTGATCACCATGGAACAATGCAAATCCGTGGGAATCGCCAATATTCTTGTATGCTAAAGTTCAAGGAGCAATCAATTCTCGATAGAAATCCCCACCAG gttAATGGTTTTGTAGAAGATGTAACTGGAAAAAAGGCTGCAACGGTTTTTGGTAAATGGAATGATAGCCTTTACTATCTTGCTCCTGGGGAGGGACTCAACAAGGAAGGCGCCTCATTACTGTGGAAAGCGAGAAAGCCACAACCTAATATCACTAGATACAACTTAACATCATTCGCGATTACACTAAATGAACTGACACCTGGTTTGGAG GAAAAGCTCCCTCCAACAGATTCTAGGCTCCGACCAGATCAACGTCACTTGGAGAACGGTGAATATGAGAAGGCAAATGAAGAGAAGCAACGATTAGAGAGAAGGCAAAGAATG TCACGGCAAATTCAAGAAAGCGGGTGGAGACCGAGATGGTTCGAGCCACAAGGAGAGAGCCAAAGTTACAAGTATACAGGCGATTACTGGGAAGCACGGGATAAGAGAAGTTGGGATGATTGTCCTAACATATTTGGAGAGTTCACCGAAGAGATGGCAGATTGTGCATAA
- the LOC104717518 gene encoding lipid transfer protein EARLI 1-like produces the protein MASKNSTSLSLFFALNILFFTLTAATDCGCNPSPKPKPVPSPKPKPVPSPSVPSPSVPSPSVPSPNPRPVTPPSTGSSRNCPIDALKLGVCGNVLSRLLNIQLGQPSAQQCCSLIQGLVDVDAAVCLCTALRANILGINLNVPISLSVLLNVCNRKLPSGFQCA, from the coding sequence atgGCATCAAAGAACtcaacctctctttctcttttcttcgcCCTCAACATCCTATTTTTCACCTTAACCGCTGCAACTGATTGTGGTTGCAACCCAAGTCCTAAGCCCAAGCCGGtcccaagtcccaaacccaagcCGGTCCCAAGTCCTTCCGTCCCAAGTCCTTCGGTTCCAAGTCCTTCGGTCCCAAGTCCAAACCCTAGGCCGGTCACGCCTCCAAGCACTGGTTCATCTAGAAACTGCCCTATAGATGCTCTCAAGCTTGGTGTATGTGGAAATGTCCTAAGCAGACTACTCAACATCCAGTTGGGTCAGCCATCAGCTCAACAATGTTGCTCGCTCATCCAAGGTTTGGTTGACGTTGATGCTGCGGTTTGTCTATGCACTGCTCTTAGGGCTAACATTCTCGGAATCAACCTTAACGTTCCTATATCTCTCAGCGTACTTCTCAACGTCTGTAACAGAAAGCTTCCGTCTGGTTTCCAATGTGCTTGA
- the LOC104717529 gene encoding oxysterol-binding protein-related protein 2B isoform X3, translating to MIKDNVGKDLTRVCLPVYFNEPISSLQKCFEDMEYSHLLDQAYAFGKSGNSLLRALNVAAFAVSGYASTEGRHCKPFNPLLGETYEADFPDKGIRFFSEKVSHHPTVIACHCEGKGWKFWGDTNLRSKFWGRSIQLEPVGILTLEFDDGEIFQWSKVTTTIYNILLGKLYCDHHGTMQIRGNRQYSCMLKFKEQSILDRNPHQVNGFVEDVTGKKAATVFGKWNDSLYYLAPGEGLNKEGASLLWKARKPQPNITRYNLTSFAITLNELTPGLEEKLPPTDSRLRPDQRHLENGEYEKANEEKQRLERRQRMSRQIQESGWRPRWFEPQGESQSYKYTGDYWEARDKRSWDDCPNIFGEFTEEMADCA from the exons ATGATCAAAGACAATGTTGGAAAGGATCTCACACGAGTTTGTCTTCCTGTTTATTTCAATGAACCAATATCCTCTCTCCAAAAGTGTTTTGAAGACATGGAGTACTCTCATCTCTTGGACCAAGCATATGCATTCGGAAAATCC GGGAACAGTCTCCTTAGAGCCCTGAATGTTGCTGCTTTTGCGGTCTCTGGTTATGCTTCCACTGAAGGACGGCACTGTAAACCTTTCAACCCTTTGCTCGGGGAAACTTATGAAGCTGACTTTCCTGACAAGGGAATTCGTTTCTTCTCTGAGAAG GTCAGCCACCATCCAACAGTTATTGCCTGCCATTGCGAAGGTAAAGGGTGGAAGTTCTGGGGAGACACAAACCTCAGGTCAAAGTTTTGGGGGAGATCGATTCAACTTGAACCTGTTGGAATCTTGACTCTGGAGTTTGATGATGGAGAGATTTTCCAGTGGAGCAAA GTAACAACAACTATATACAATATCCTACTTGGTAAACTGTACTGTGATCACCATGGAACAATGCAAATCCGTGGGAATCGCCAATATTCTTGTATGCTAAAGTTCAAGGAGCAATCAATTCTCGATAGAAATCCCCACCAG gttAATGGTTTTGTAGAAGATGTAACTGGAAAAAAGGCTGCAACGGTTTTTGGTAAATGGAATGATAGCCTTTACTATCTTGCTCCTGGGGAGGGACTCAACAAGGAAGGCGCCTCATTACTGTGGAAAGCGAGAAAGCCACAACCTAATATCACTAGATACAACTTAACATCATTCGCGATTACACTAAATGAACTGACACCTGGTTTGGAG GAAAAGCTCCCTCCAACAGATTCTAGGCTCCGACCAGATCAACGTCACTTGGAGAACGGTGAATATGAGAAGGCAAATGAAGAGAAGCAACGATTAGAGAGAAGGCAAAGAATG TCACGGCAAATTCAAGAAAGCGGGTGGAGACCGAGATGGTTCGAGCCACAAGGAGAGAGCCAAAGTTACAAGTATACAGGCGATTACTGGGAAGCACGGGATAAGAGAAGTTGGGATGATTGTCCTAACATATTTGGAGAGTTCACCGAAGAGATGGCAGATTGTGCATAA